A window from Pseudobutyrivibrio ruminis HUN009 encodes these proteins:
- a CDS encoding ribonuclease H family protein has protein sequence MAKKVYAVRVGRKPGIYNTWDEAKAQVDGFKGPVFKGFTSMAEAEAFMKGGSVSSGAAKSATVKNDIVTAADAFQNLQKVTVEDGGKYNILDAQIKEQCIDKVALITKAFKTAFASLVSIDDISANEDVKTLMARYGCDFDSLTSEYNIAFVDGGGDKVGANFESTRILFGVVFYNAEESKFSLYRYALERGTDFDWLFRASNVAGEELAALFAMYIAARLGLKQIHIYQDNNLPAKYFSGAFKKIHKMDDYMLQIFINASLQYLKQGLEINFLYVPSEHAAYKDKAKATKGKAVYESQDIPKISFEMAEFLNGVSDRLADYKN, from the coding sequence ATGGCGAAGAAAGTATATGCAGTCAGAGTAGGTAGAAAACCTGGAATTTATAACACATGGGATGAGGCTAAGGCTCAGGTTGATGGCTTCAAGGGGCCTGTGTTTAAGGGCTTTACATCTATGGCAGAGGCAGAGGCTTTTATGAAAGGAGGCTCTGTAAGTAGCGGAGCTGCTAAATCTGCAACTGTTAAAAATGATATTGTGACTGCAGCTGATGCTTTCCAGAATCTTCAAAAGGTAACTGTAGAGGATGGAGGCAAATACAACATTCTTGATGCCCAGATTAAGGAGCAGTGCATTGACAAGGTGGCGCTTATTACAAAAGCCTTCAAGACTGCATTTGCATCGCTAGTTTCTATTGATGACATTAGCGCAAATGAGGATGTAAAGACTTTGATGGCTCGCTATGGATGTGATTTTGATAGTCTTACATCTGAGTACAATATTGCCTTTGTAGATGGTGGTGGCGACAAAGTGGGTGCCAATTTCGAAAGCACTAGAATTCTCTTTGGTGTAGTTTTCTATAATGCTGAGGAATCTAAATTCAGCTTATACAGATATGCCCTTGAAAGGGGCACAGATTTTGATTGGCTCTTTAGAGCATCAAATGTGGCAGGAGAGGAGCTCGCGGCATTGTTTGCTATGTATATAGCAGCTCGTCTGGGATTGAAACAAATCCACATTTATCAGGATAACAATCTTCCAGCAAAATATTTCTCTGGAGCCTTCAAGAAAATCCATAAGATGGATGATTATATGCTTCAGATATTTATAAACGCCAGCTTACAATACTTGAAGCAAGGCCTGGAAATTAACTTTCTTTATGTGCCATCAGAGCATGCAGCTTACAAGGACAAAGCAAAAGCTACTAAGGGAAAGGCTGTATATGAATCCCAGGATATTCCAAAAATCTCCTTTGAAATGGCAGAATTTTTGAATGGAGTTTCCGATAGATTAGCGGATTATAAGAATTAA
- a CDS encoding DUF4956 domain-containing protein, with the protein MTFSDIFKSSFLSNVTSVTVLDMVIAMALSFAIGLFIFFIYKKTYAGVMYSSNFGVTLVALTMIATFVILAVTSNVVLSLGMVGALSIVRFRTAIKEPLDIAFLFWAIAAGIVLAAGMIPLAVFGSVIIGVMITVFANRKSNVNPYIVVLRCEDSLTEKEAMQYLNEKTTKCVVKSKTARKGEIELNLEIRLKEDNTDFINQLSDMTGVESAVLVSYNGDYMG; encoded by the coding sequence ATGACATTTAGCGATATTTTTAAATCAAGCTTTTTAAGCAATGTAACAAGCGTAACAGTTTTAGATATGGTAATTGCTATGGCATTATCATTTGCAATTGGTTTATTTATTTTCTTTATTTATAAGAAGACATACGCAGGAGTTATGTACTCATCAAATTTCGGAGTGACTTTAGTAGCTCTTACAATGATTGCGACATTCGTTATCTTGGCGGTAACCAGTAACGTAGTTCTTTCGTTAGGTATGGTCGGTGCCTTATCAATCGTTCGTTTTAGAACAGCAATCAAGGAGCCTCTTGATATAGCTTTTCTTTTCTGGGCAATTGCAGCAGGTATTGTACTTGCAGCAGGAATGATTCCACTTGCAGTATTTGGTAGTGTGATTATCGGTGTAATGATTACCGTATTTGCGAATCGTAAATCAAATGTTAATCCATATATCGTAGTCCTTCGCTGTGAGGATTCTCTTACAGAGAAGGAAGCAATGCAGTATTTAAACGAGAAGACAACTAAGTGTGTGGTTAAGAGCAAGACTGCTAGAAAGGGTGAGATTGAACTGAATCTTGAAATCAGACTCAAGGAAGACAACACAGATTTCATTAACCAGTTATCTGATATGACAGGAGTGGAAAGTGCAGTACTTGTAAGCTATAACGGCGATTACATGGGATAA
- a CDS encoding GNAT family N-acetyltransferase yields MTQERFLKRKVIINNLTDLQPDYEPGTLVLTNSQAVVDECTVRHIPVAAYEDEGAQPIHCSQVLIDVDEIEDDDFENIYRRCAGIPWDIAYTERCFISEFGMADLDALFELYSEPHMTDYMEPLFEYDEEKQYEENYIEYIYKLYGFGMWLIFDRFTGKLIGRAGIEVRESCDRENQAEMGFAIASSRWKQGLAYEVCSKIMELARDEYGLTSLIARCDPENVASRHLLEKLGFVIAGYETDGDCRYFREIL; encoded by the coding sequence GTGACACAGGAAAGATTCCTTAAAAGAAAAGTAATTATAAATAATTTGACAGATTTACAGCCTGACTATGAGCCTGGCACTTTGGTGCTGACTAATAGCCAGGCTGTTGTTGATGAGTGCACAGTCAGGCACATACCGGTGGCGGCATACGAAGATGAGGGGGCACAGCCTATCCACTGTTCGCAGGTACTGATTGATGTGGATGAAATAGAAGATGACGATTTTGAGAACATCTACAGACGATGTGCCGGCATACCATGGGATATCGCATATACGGAGCGGTGCTTTATAAGTGAATTTGGGATGGCTGATTTGGATGCACTCTTTGAATTGTATTCTGAACCACATATGACTGACTATATGGAACCGCTTTTTGAATACGATGAAGAAAAGCAGTACGAGGAAAATTATATAGAATACATTTACAAGCTATATGGCTTTGGAATGTGGTTGATTTTCGACAGATTCACAGGTAAATTAATAGGTAGAGCAGGTATAGAAGTGCGGGAATCCTGCGACAGAGAAAACCAGGCAGAAATGGGCTTCGCTATTGCATCCAGCAGATGGAAGCAGGGACTGGCCTATGAGGTTTGCTCAAAGATAATGGAACTGGCTAGGGATGAATATGGGCTCACAAGCTTAATTGCAAGATGTGATCCTGAAAATGTGGCCAGCAGACATTTATTAGAAAAACTCGGTTTCGTTATTGCGGGATACGAAACGGATGGAGATTGTAGGTATTTTAGGGAGATTTTGTAA
- a CDS encoding DUF6273 domain-containing protein yields the protein MRRAIRVSKKILAFSLAVFMGVAVLGLSLQADAAKKKSSGTYAEGDDIAFGTLDGNIINWTILTYDDTTKVALIVSRKTLHSNSVIAYRDSINKMYNDSKTSAGYVRWEDNYWRGWLNQIFYDQCFTDAEKATIQKTSLTEEAAQTSLMNFYHDTTLDAYYLAGNVKNSLNMNIYNNQSTTSDYIFFLSSDEYTEYKDTMKYETSNTWPLRTNAYDDPAQGLFVNDAKKLIERKYYYLGDGIRPAMYVKLGKTDEEKAAEAEENTDTSSSDTIVTSDNQSTDKSTTDSAKKETSNNTTSNNTSSNQTSAANSSSSASTSTSTAKATSSKKYANNGTNIGNITLPDDASYSMSNGSTAQVAIDLDYLNSTDKKYNITYKSSDASVFTVDSNGLITSVGKGTGTLTVRMKKSNGKTYTMTCRVDVT from the coding sequence ATGAGAAGAGCAATCAGAGTTTCAAAAAAGATATTGGCCTTTTCGCTGGCCGTATTTATGGGAGTAGCAGTCCTTGGTTTGTCACTACAGGCAGATGCTGCCAAAAAGAAATCCTCAGGAACATATGCAGAAGGTGATGATATTGCCTTTGGAACCTTGGATGGAAACATTATCAACTGGACAATTCTTACATATGACGATACTACAAAGGTTGCCCTTATTGTTTCAAGAAAGACACTTCATTCAAACTCAGTTATTGCCTATAGAGATTCAATTAACAAGATGTATAACGATTCTAAGACAAGTGCTGGATATGTTAGATGGGAAGACAACTACTGGAGAGGCTGGCTTAATCAGATTTTCTATGATCAGTGTTTTACAGATGCTGAAAAGGCAACTATTCAGAAGACTTCTCTTACTGAGGAAGCAGCCCAGACAAGTCTTATGAATTTCTATCATGACACTACTTTGGATGCTTATTATCTTGCTGGAAATGTTAAGAACTCTCTTAATATGAATATTTACAACAATCAGAGTACAACTTCTGATTATATTTTCTTCCTTTCTTCAGATGAGTACACAGAGTACAAGGATACTATGAAATACGAGACCAGCAACACATGGCCTCTTAGAACAAACGCTTATGATGATCCGGCTCAGGGACTGTTTGTAAATGATGCAAAGAAGCTCATCGAAAGAAAGTACTATTATCTTGGTGATGGAATCAGACCAGCTATGTATGTAAAGCTTGGTAAGACTGACGAGGAAAAGGCTGCGGAAGCAGAAGAAAATACAGATACATCTTCTAGCGATACTATTGTTACTTCTGATAACCAGTCGACAGATAAATCTACAACAGACTCGGCTAAAAAAGAAACATCAAATAATACTACAAGCAATAATACATCATCGAACCAGACAAGTGCAGCAAATAGCTCTAGTAGCGCATCGACATCCACATCTACAGCAAAGGCTACTTCGTCAAAGAAATATGCCAATAATGGTACCAATATAGGTAATATTACTTTGCCGGATGATGCGTCATACTCTATGAGTAATGGCAGCACTGCTCAGGTTGCAATTGACCTTGATTACTTAAACAGTACAGATAAGAAGTATAATATTACTTATAAATCTTCAGATGCCAGCGTGTTCACTGTTGATTCAAATGGACTGATTACATCCGTTGGCAAAGGAACTGGAACATTGACTGTAAGAATGAAGAAATCAAATGGCAAGACTTATACCATGACATGCCGTGTTGATGTGACCTAG
- a CDS encoding carbohydrate-binding domain-containing protein, with translation MSTNKRIDIICVVVLILAIILTVLFMNGEKLGLTVVVDEDAEKTTTSSYFTTNDMDGDWDTSEATVITLEGEDITVSGSGAYVNDGNVYIAQSGYYVVSGELTDGSIVVAAEDYSKVWIMLDGVDIYCEDDAGIIVEQADKVFLTLAEGSENTIETGSEYSEEAVEDDIDGAIFSHDDLTINGSGSLTVTTSYSHGIVSKDDLIITGGTITVTAPGDGLKANDALNITDADITIDVEDDGINCDTSVYIGGGTILISNSYEGIEAVIIEIEDGDITIYSTDDGLNANGGSSEEFDMGQGGGQRMNMGEVPEDTVESEESDTEEEETYISISGGTLRIFNEGGSDADGIDSNGDISISGGTIFVSLTDGGMNNAIDYASENGGVAVITGGTIIAAGSSGMAESFDSTSTQASILYTTSASMEAGTTVSVVDADGNEIISWEVPYSFSSINISSPDLTVGETYTICIGDESETVTLEDVVTTVGEATAGGMSQMGGLGQMDGENQMGPMGGAGKGNRVQYP, from the coding sequence ATGTCAACTAATAAAAGAATTGACATCATCTGCGTAGTGGTCTTGATACTGGCCATCATCCTGACGGTTTTATTTATGAACGGCGAGAAGCTTGGACTTACAGTGGTGGTTGATGAGGATGCTGAAAAAACCACCACATCTTCATATTTTACAACCAATGATATGGATGGTGACTGGGATACTTCCGAGGCGACAGTAATTACTTTAGAAGGAGAAGACATAACTGTTTCGGGGTCAGGAGCTTATGTAAATGATGGTAATGTGTACATTGCACAATCTGGATATTATGTGGTAAGTGGAGAGCTTACTGATGGAAGCATCGTTGTTGCTGCTGAGGATTATTCAAAGGTATGGATTATGCTTGATGGGGTAGATATTTACTGCGAAGACGATGCAGGAATAATTGTGGAGCAGGCAGACAAGGTATTTTTAACTTTGGCAGAAGGCTCTGAAAACACAATTGAAACTGGCAGCGAGTATTCAGAGGAAGCAGTGGAAGATGATATAGATGGAGCTATTTTCTCTCACGATGATTTGACAATAAATGGAAGCGGTAGCTTGACTGTTACAACAAGCTATTCACACGGTATTGTTTCAAAGGATGATTTGATTATCACAGGTGGAACAATTACGGTAACTGCTCCTGGTGATGGCTTGAAAGCAAATGATGCTCTGAATATAACAGATGCAGATATTACTATTGATGTTGAAGATGATGGCATTAATTGCGATACCAGTGTATACATTGGCGGAGGCACAATTCTTATAAGTAATTCTTATGAGGGAATAGAGGCTGTAATCATTGAAATAGAAGATGGTGATATCACCATTTATTCAACTGATGATGGTTTGAATGCCAATGGAGGTTCTTCTGAAGAGTTCGACATGGGCCAAGGAGGCGGCCAGCGTATGAACATGGGTGAAGTCCCAGAAGATACTGTAGAGTCAGAAGAGTCTGATACAGAGGAAGAAGAAACATACATTAGCATAAGTGGTGGAACACTAAGAATTTTTAACGAAGGTGGTAGTGACGCAGATGGCATTGATTCTAACGGTGATATTAGTATATCAGGTGGTACGATCTTTGTAAGTCTAACTGATGGCGGAATGAATAACGCGATTGACTACGCAAGTGAAAATGGTGGTGTTGCAGTAATCACAGGAGGAACAATTATTGCTGCTGGAAGTAGCGGTATGGCAGAATCCTTTGATAGTACATCCACACAGGCATCTATACTTTACACAACTAGCGCTTCCATGGAAGCTGGAACTACAGTTTCGGTTGTAGATGCAGATGGAAATGAAATTATTTCATGGGAAGTTCCATATAGCTTCTCTTCAATTAATATTAGTAGTCCGGATTTAACTGTAGGTGAAACCTATACAATCTGCATAGGTGATGAATCCGAGACAGTTACACTTGAAGATGTGGTAACTACTGTTGGCGAAGCAACTGCAGGTGGTATGAGCCAAATGGGTGGACTAGGTCAGATGGATGGCGAGAACCAAATGGGCCCTATGGGTGGCGCTGGAAAAGGAAATCGTGTACAATACCCCTAA
- a CDS encoding L-fucose/L-arabinose isomerase family protein, translating to MNNMPNVKIGVVAVSRDCFPESLSVNRRKALIEAYTKKYGAEHIYECPVCIVESEIHMVQALEDIKKAGCNALCVYLGNFGPEISETLLAKHFEGPKMFIAAAEESGNSLLDGRGDAYCGMLNASYNLQLRNIKAYIPEYPVGDAEDCADMIHEFEPIARAVIALSDLKIISFGPRPLNFLACNAPIKQLYNLGVEIEENSELDLFEAFNKHEGDSRIPEVVADMEKELGAGNKKPEVLAKLAQYELTLKDWVRDHKGYRKYVAIAGKCWPAFQTQFGFVPCYVNSRLTGEGIPVSCEVDIYGCLSEFIGTVVSEDIVTLLDINNSVPKDMYNEEIKGKTNYTLQDTFMGFHCGNTCSKKLAFCEMKNQKIMARTLPVEVTNGTLEGDIAPGEITFYRLQSTADNILRAYIAQGEVLDVRTKSFGSIGVFAIPEMGRFYRHWLIEKGFPHHGAVAFGHYGKALYEVFKYIGVEVDEIGYNQPAGVRYPTENPFA from the coding sequence ATGAACAACATGCCAAATGTAAAAATTGGTGTAGTAGCAGTTTCTCGTGACTGCTTCCCAGAAAGCTTATCAGTAAACAGAAGAAAGGCACTTATTGAGGCTTATACAAAGAAGTACGGTGCAGAGCACATCTATGAGTGCCCAGTTTGTATAGTAGAGAGCGAAATCCACATGGTACAGGCTCTCGAGGATATTAAGAAAGCAGGATGTAACGCACTTTGCGTATATCTTGGAAACTTCGGTCCAGAAATTTCAGAGACACTTCTTGCAAAGCACTTTGAAGGACCAAAGATGTTTATTGCAGCAGCAGAAGAGTCAGGCAACAGCCTTCTTGATGGTAGAGGAGATGCTTACTGTGGTATGCTCAACGCTAGCTACAATTTACAGCTTCGTAACATCAAGGCTTATATCCCAGAGTATCCAGTAGGTGATGCTGAGGATTGCGCTGATATGATTCATGAGTTCGAGCCAATCGCTCGTGCAGTAATCGCACTTTCAGATCTTAAGATTATCAGCTTTGGACCACGTCCACTTAACTTCCTTGCTTGTAATGCACCAATCAAGCAGCTTTACAACCTTGGTGTTGAAATTGAGGAGAACTCAGAGCTTGATCTTTTCGAAGCATTTAATAAGCATGAAGGTGACAGCCGTATTCCAGAGGTTGTTGCAGATATGGAAAAAGAACTTGGCGCTGGAAACAAGAAGCCAGAGGTTCTTGCAAAGCTTGCTCAGTACGAGCTTACACTTAAGGATTGGGTAAGAGATCACAAGGGATATCGTAAATACGTAGCAATCGCTGGCAAGTGCTGGCCTGCATTCCAGACACAGTTTGGTTTCGTTCCTTGCTATGTAAACTCAAGATTAACAGGTGAAGGCATTCCTGTATCTTGCGAGGTTGATATCTACGGATGTCTTTCAGAGTTCATCGGTACAGTTGTTTCAGAAGATATCGTTACACTTCTTGATATCAACAACTCAGTACCAAAGGATATGTACAACGAGGAAATCAAGGGTAAGACAAACTACACACTTCAGGATACATTCATGGGATTCCACTGCGGAAATACATGCTCTAAGAAGCTTGCATTCTGCGAGATGAAGAACCAGAAGATTATGGCTCGTACACTTCCTGTAGAGGTTACAAACGGAACACTTGAAGGCGATATCGCTCCAGGTGAAATCACATTCTACAGACTTCAGTCTACAGCAGACAACATCCTTCGTGCTTACATCGCACAGGGCGAGGTTCTTGATGTACGTACTAAGTCATTCGGTTCAATCGGTGTATTTGCTATTCCAGAAATGGGACGCTTCTATCGTCACTGGTTAATCGAAAAGGGATTCCCACATCACGGAGCAGTTGCATTCGGTCACTATGGAAAGGCTCTATACGAAGTATTCAAGTACATCGGAGTAGAGGTAGATGAAATCGGATACAACCAGCCTGCAGGCGTACGTTATCCTACAGAGAATCCATTCGCATAA
- a CDS encoding shikimate kinase, producing the protein MKENIVLIGMPGVGKSTLGVVLAKELGFEFVDADLLIQKREKRLLKEIIADEGVDGFLKIENDVNASISSTKTVIATGGSVIYGAEAMEHLKEIGTIVYLKLDYETLDSRLGSLKGRGVVLKDGQNLKSLYDERIPLYEKYADVTVDEGGLGLEETLDAVLEKISE; encoded by the coding sequence ATGAAAGAAAACATAGTTCTAATTGGTATGCCAGGTGTTGGCAAAAGTACTTTGGGTGTTGTATTGGCAAAGGAACTTGGATTTGAATTCGTAGATGCGGATTTGCTTATCCAAAAGAGGGAAAAACGTTTGCTTAAGGAAATCATAGCCGATGAAGGCGTGGATGGTTTTCTTAAAATAGAAAATGATGTTAATGCTAGCATTTCTTCAACCAAAACAGTTATTGCAACTGGTGGTAGTGTTATCTATGGTGCAGAGGCAATGGAGCACCTAAAGGAAATTGGAACTATTGTTTATCTTAAGCTTGATTATGAAACACTTGATAGTCGCCTCGGCAGCCTAAAGGGCCGCGGGGTTGTTCTAAAAGACGGGCAGAATCTTAAGTCTCTCTATGATGAAAGAATTCCGCTGTATGAAAAATATGCAGATGTTACCGTAGATGAGGGTGGCCTCGGCCTCGAGGAAACACTTGATGCGGTGCTAGAAAAAATATCTGAATAG
- a CDS encoding AraC family transcriptional regulator, with amino-acid sequence MDLKNYQHEVVVTDEGLPFKLFAFEGQNGNYVREKHWHRSIEIFAVWEGRLEFTLQEKRFPLNGGEFVIVNSNEVHSIAAPDVNKTVVLQIPQDTFAEYFTDEQFIWFSHGDRETDHRVFTLLQEMYLIYTNGEEANKLQVLSLYYELLYILVTKYRKFNVNEEILKNSKQLKKLSNITRYMKDHYAESISLESMAEQFNYSPSYLSRMFQKHAGINFKDYLLGIRLEHAVRELEETNGQIVDIALGNGFPNSKAFSNAFRDKYGVLPSEYRRSNE; translated from the coding sequence ATGGATTTAAAAAATTATCAGCATGAAGTAGTGGTGACTGATGAGGGGCTTCCATTTAAGCTTTTTGCTTTTGAAGGTCAGAATGGAAATTATGTAAGGGAAAAACACTGGCACCGTTCAATCGAGATTTTCGCTGTATGGGAGGGCAGATTGGAATTTACTCTCCAAGAAAAGCGTTTTCCTCTTAACGGTGGCGAGTTTGTCATAGTTAATAGCAATGAGGTTCATAGTATAGCAGCTCCAGATGTTAATAAAACGGTGGTATTGCAGATTCCACAGGATACATTTGCGGAGTATTTTACAGATGAGCAGTTTATTTGGTTTTCTCATGGAGACAGAGAAACAGATCATCGTGTGTTTACACTTTTGCAGGAAATGTATCTTATTTATACAAATGGAGAAGAAGCCAATAAGCTTCAGGTTCTTAGCTTGTATTATGAGCTTCTTTATATTTTGGTTACAAAATATCGTAAGTTCAATGTTAATGAAGAAATACTTAAGAACAGTAAGCAGTTGAAGAAGCTTTCAAATATCACAAGATATATGAAGGACCATTATGCTGAGAGTATATCTTTGGAATCAATGGCAGAGCAGTTTAACTATTCTCCATCATATCTTTCTAGAATGTTTCAAAAGCATGCTGGAATCAATTTTAAAGACTATTTGCTTGGAATTAGATTAGAGCATGCAGTCCGGGAATTAGAAGAAACAAATGGCCAGATTGTAGATATTGCATTGGGAAATGGATTCCCAAATTCAAAGGCATTTTCAAATGCATTTAGAGATAAATACGGAGTGCTCCCCAGCGAGTACAGAAGGAGTAATGAATAA
- a CDS encoding zinc ribbon domain-containing protein — translation MFCSSCGTQLEEGTLFCPNCGNPVAQANDTAQVNETAQANSAAQANSAAQANSAAQANSAAQASAPINPAPQFDGSTQYYTPQPVLGLKWANFLGYFALWAGALVNLGSGIALITGLIYGEDADLVYSFFTGLKVLDVLYGICLLATVALGVVTALSIIKRKKQAGTLVCLMYGVQSVLSIIYIIGATIILGTFAGDATTITQIVVSIVMIFVNRTYFNNRRDVYVN, via the coding sequence ATGTTTTGTAGTTCATGCGGTACACAGTTAGAAGAGGGCACACTATTTTGCCCAAATTGCGGTAATCCTGTAGCACAGGCAAATGATACAGCTCAGGTAAACGAGACAGCACAGGCTAACAGCGCAGCACAGGCTAACAGCGCAGCACAGGCTAACAGCGCAGCACAGGCTAACAGCGCAGCACAGGCTAGTGCTCCTATTAATCCAGCACCACAGTTTGATGGTTCAACACAGTATTACACACCACAGCCAGTCCTTGGTTTGAAATGGGCAAACTTCCTTGGATATTTTGCTTTGTGGGCAGGCGCACTTGTAAATCTTGGTTCTGGTATTGCACTTATTACTGGATTAATTTATGGTGAGGATGCAGATCTTGTTTATAGCTTCTTCACAGGTCTTAAAGTGTTAGATGTTCTTTACGGAATTTGTTTACTTGCTACTGTTGCATTGGGCGTTGTGACAGCACTATCTATCATCAAGCGCAAGAAGCAGGCAGGCACTTTAGTTTGCTTAATGTATGGTGTTCAGTCTGTATTATCAATTATTTATATAATTGGTGCTACAATTATTCTTGGCACATTTGCGGGTGATGCTACTACAATTACTCAAATTGTTGTTTCAATCGTTATGATTTTTGTAAACCGTACATACTTCAACAACAGACGCGATGTATATGTTAACTAA